One window of the Deltaproteobacteria bacterium genome contains the following:
- the lipB gene encoding lipoyl(octanoyl) transferase LipB — MSNELFQSDYLGRISYDAGLIAQEEALAGLEKSGKLAFILGLEHDPVITLGVRGKKEVDLLESEARIRERGFSIRQIQRGGQATLHVPGQLVIYPICDLRKLKLGARDYVCAIEKATGRWLTSLGVQWQRSEVEPGIFVGSEKLVAFGFRIAHGKSSHGLAINVTNSPTDFNLIRTCGVGGQLATNLKAQGAPTELPKLFASWLAQFYLTLDDPACRGLA; from the coding sequence ATGTCGAACGAGCTTTTTCAGTCAGATTATTTGGGCCGCATCAGTTATGACGCTGGCCTGATAGCCCAAGAAGAAGCTCTGGCCGGGCTTGAGAAAAGTGGTAAATTAGCATTTATTTTGGGGCTCGAGCACGATCCGGTCATCACTCTCGGTGTTCGCGGAAAAAAAGAAGTCGATCTTTTGGAATCAGAAGCGCGAATACGAGAGCGCGGATTTTCTATTCGACAGATTCAACGCGGCGGACAAGCTACACTTCACGTTCCTGGCCAGCTGGTTATTTATCCGATTTGCGATCTTCGGAAATTGAAGCTAGGAGCCAGGGACTATGTTTGCGCCATCGAGAAGGCGACTGGTCGCTGGTTAACGTCTTTAGGAGTTCAGTGGCAGCGGTCAGAAGTAGAACCTGGAATTTTTGTTGGCTCTGAAAAGCTGGTCGCCTTTGGCTTTAGAATCGCCCACGGCAAGTCCTCCCATGGTCTCGCAATCAATGTGACCAACTCACCAACAGATTTTAACCTGATTCGAACATGTGGCGTCGGGGGCCAACTTGCGACAAATTTAAAGGCTCAGGGAGCACCGACAGAGCTTCCAAAGTTGTTCGCCAGCTGGCTAGCGCAATTTTACCTAACTCTTGACGACCCGGCTTGCCGGGGATTAGCTTGA
- a CDS encoding HNH endonuclease, translating into MQDLKSRPDQNILSELRLAIQEERKITLQILQLINEAHTRRLYASAGYSTPFEWLTKEFGYSAAAAMRRLDSARALREVPSIENKIETGEVNLTNIAKVQSVIRSEEKRTGQRMDVTDKEKAFEMIENKSSRETEDLLAHAFPKAALKKSESIRTINETEVRVQVTLTKLQLAALERVREVASHSNLGSSLSEIIDMLANTYLEKNDPLRREVKPRKPSVDHIDKTPITPAPEAAAQMDFRQRKPIAPALRNAVVRQAEARCQFVDPRKGHRCESRSLLQIDHIVPVSLGGTNDSRNLRVLCRTHNLAAAEDILGKAKMQPFRRV; encoded by the coding sequence ATGCAAGACCTCAAATCGCGACCGGATCAAAATATCCTTTCTGAACTTCGCCTGGCGATTCAGGAAGAACGAAAGATCACGCTTCAGATTCTTCAACTCATCAACGAAGCGCACACTCGACGCTTGTACGCTAGCGCTGGTTACTCGACTCCATTTGAATGGCTAACCAAAGAGTTTGGCTATTCGGCGGCAGCCGCGATGCGCCGACTTGATTCTGCTCGCGCACTTCGCGAAGTTCCATCGATCGAAAACAAAATTGAAACGGGCGAAGTGAATTTAACGAATATAGCAAAAGTTCAAAGCGTGATTCGTTCTGAAGAAAAAAGAACCGGCCAACGAATGGATGTAACAGACAAAGAAAAAGCGTTTGAAATGATTGAAAACAAGTCTTCGCGTGAAACCGAGGACTTACTGGCTCACGCCTTTCCCAAGGCCGCACTAAAAAAGTCCGAATCGATTCGCACCATCAACGAAACCGAAGTTCGAGTACAGGTGACTTTGACCAAGCTGCAACTAGCTGCACTTGAACGCGTTCGCGAAGTCGCATCACACTCGAACTTAGGCAGCTCACTTTCTGAAATAATCGACATGCTTGCAAACACGTATCTAGAAAAGAACGATCCACTTCGGCGCGAAGTAAAACCGAGGAAACCTTCAGTCGATCACATTGACAAAACCCCAATCACTCCGGCGCCGGAAGCTGCGGCACAAATGGACTTTCGCCAGCGAAAGCCAATCGCGCCAGCTCTCCGAAACGCCGTAGTCCGGCAGGCCGAAGCTAGATGCCAGTTTGTCGACCCAAGAAAGGGTCACAGATGCGAAAGCCGAAGTTTGCTTCAGATCGATCACATCGTTCCCGTTTCGCTCGGCGGAACGAACGATTCACGCAATCTTCGAGTTCTTTGTCGAACGCATAACTTGGCAGCCGCCGAAGACATCTTAGGAAAAGCAAAGATGCAGCCCTTTCGCCGGGTGTAG